Part of the Cydia fagiglandana chromosome 2, ilCydFagi1.1, whole genome shotgun sequence genome, ATCTTCAAGATTATCGGAAACTACTACCATGGGATTTCCAGAACGATTTACTCCTATCTGTTATTTTTACTTTATACTGCTACACGATTTTTCGATCTGTCTATACTTAACTGTaacatttttagggttacgtacctcaaaaggaaaagaacggaacccttataggatcactcgtgcgtctgtctgtctgtccgtctgtcacagcctattttctcggatactactggaccaattaagttgaaatttggtacacatgtgTAAATTaatgacccaaagatggacatattttttttataattttcaaatacataggttcgaagttatttaagaaaatagccaaaaaattaccatccccccccccttaatctccgaaactactgggtctaaaattttgaaaaaaatactcgaaatatgtagttctttacctatagatgacaggaaaacctattagaaatgtgcagtcaagcgtgagtcggacttatgtacggaaccctagaaacgcgagtcctactcgcacttggccggttttctttTATCTCTCTATGATCGTAATTATTGACACTAGACACTTTTTCAACCAGCTCATCTGACTTTACGCTCAAACTAGCGCTCGCCGTTATTTTTGCAACTATTACTCTTCAACTCAATAATGAACCATCCGTCTGTACCAATTACGCAATCGTTAGCCTTCAGCCGCCAACCAGGCAAAGTCAAACTCTACATAAATCCACCCAAATTGCGTAGGCTCAAAGTAAACAAATGACCCTCGTAAATTACGACTCATAATTTGACATTCCGAACTCAGCCGGTTTTTACAATCAGCTCCACTTAATCTAAAAATCAGAGCTAAAACCACTCGCGCGTTTCCTATGTATATTTTACTAGTATTGTTAAACGCTGGTTTGCGTGTTGAAGTAGTAGTTTTCATAGAGTGATTCGGAATTACTGTTTTGCGTTCGGAATCTGATTTGGCTTTTTGTTGGACAAAACCATTGAAGGTGGTTGACAGCATTCTCGGAAAAGCCATGTATTGTTTTGGCTTGTTGTCCTTAATGGCTTTTCATCGCTATAATTTTGTTGTAAGTACATGTCGTTAGGGAAATGTGATAAAAAGTATATAGATTGGTAATCTCAcagtattttattattgtacACAGTATTATTACACGGATTTTTTCCCTGAAGTATTTTCTAAAATGACTTGGGCATGTTGGCGGCATTCCCACACTTATCTAGACTAAATCTTTCACTGCTAATGCCTTGCTTATTTCCAGGATCAAAAATAATAGAGTATAAGGAAGTAGAAGCGAACGAAATCATAGAAGAGCCGCGAGTCCGGTTGAAGACAGAGTGGACAGAACAGCTGACGTCTCGGCTGACGATTGAGAAGCTGTTACCAGGCGACAGCGGGAACTACAGCTGCGTGCCGACGATGGCTGAGGCGGCTTCAGTTAATGTCCATGTCATTAATGGTAAGAACATCCATCCAAGACCAGGGGTGAGAAACTCTTGACTTcagccaaactcggctccgctcagctcagcattgctccgagcaattattagggttgacacaacttgacgtccctttgcatgcacgaccacagataagataatggcttgaattttgacaaccctaaatagccgaaagggattattattattattattacgagcccattgtgtcccactgctgggcaaaggcctcccccctcttcttccattcttcccgattttgagctgcatctggccagtctctcaaaaaggagtctaagttatcccgccatcgccgacgaggtctgccgcATCTCCGGTTCGACTCATGGGGCACCCACTCCGTGGTTATCTTGGCCCATAAGTCAttcggcatgcggcagacatgaccagcccagtcccactttaacttggccgcttttcgaAAGGGATAGcgccatatattttttttaaataaataaataggaatagtaggaagtttcctttctgtaccgcagtactattatttattctgtgcccagacaaagaatgaaggactttggagcaggatatctggaaccaaagcactttaaaacgctacccatgaacTCCATCATcggacacatggatatggtgggaaaagctcttgagtagttgacggatcttttctagggggtagttgcacaaaagatccctaggGGTCGAAGTGTATAATatgcaagggcccccgaaaacaataagataagataatggtcAGAAAAAGCAAATCTAGGGTAAATACATTTGTGATTAGTGTCGAATGCCTTTACTGATTTTCGTACAGCAGCGGCGTGTCTAACAAGGAaatacccaactgtccgactccgatttgatttattttgatatatgttatagagtagtctaaaataacggacacgtatttttttttagctgcccaaactcaacctgttaggagaaaatggccttcaaagtactaaaaattgaccaaaccctcttaattatcaatttttttgaaaaaagtttttcacaGAAATTAGAgggtttggtcaattttcagtactttgaaggccattttctcctaacaggttgagtttgggcagctaaaaaaaaataagtgtccgttattttagactactctataacgtatatcaaaataaatcaaatcggagtcggacagttgggtacccttccttgttagtGCAGCTTCAACCAACGTTTATGTTATCACCgataaaaagtaatataaacttGACGACTGTAGTAATAGCTGAAATTATGTAGACTGACGGAGAATCTAAATGCTTTCATACAACGAACTATATACTAATTCGCAATTTAACCCAGTCTAATTAAAAGTGTGACGGCTCAGAGAAAGAGAAGGATTTATAAAGTACAAAAAACGTTGTACGTTTCTTTAAAAACTATACTTGATTCTAGAATCGCGTAGAATCTAGTTAAGTTATATTAATTGCGATCTGCGCTTCAGTATATATAGCCGCTAAATTATAGCGCGACTTTGAACAAAAAGGATATTATTAAGAGTTATTCAACTTCATCAAAATGTTTAGATACCTTTCAAGATAAGCTTTCAGCAACTGTCGGTAAGCATAAAACATAATTAGATTGAGTTGCCAACTTATTTTGAGAAGTTAATTAAAAACACAAGTTGCTTTATTGTTACCTACTGGTACTTTACTGTCAACCTTATTTACtattatcaaagagaatagagatagtatagaggggtcctgtcatagtaaattttgtagtcactgtaaatttactgccatctatcgacacacgactaaaactcaaaataaacacggaaaaaaatatcaaaatagtgcatataaatgtataaataaaattattatatttatattattttgaccGATGTTCATTCTTTGATATCTATATGTTAAAATtgataaatatgaaacggtgtcgtcacgccatctagccgagcataggccaaaggtgtgtgcgccatctatccgagaatgactttttcttgatttccgaggcacgtttttttcttagactttattcatcttatacgaagttacatatacagtgagtaaatctaatacgggcgataaattaaatcggacatagtattcattagtctaatcatgaagtaaaaggtttttttgagttgcagttcattacgaccccataattaattttttttaaatttctcagcagcaatgtactgtaaacatggttgcggtaccgaaatgtcaaatgttcattagcagtacaacaatagcatttacaaacttacttatctggaggaacattcacaatacatgttagcattacactgcgtttaatgttttgtagttattttggtagataaaagtactactaggcgtgttaaaagatattaaatcttatttatttttcatgtttatcaacaagaaactgacttcattttaatcagtcacgatgacagcacttgacgtgattatttctaatctgagcaatagacaagcacctttgatagcacatcctttttgaaaattcatctaatatcagtatttcataagtgattattgtgtattcatttcgtatttaatttgcctgattttttataccaggatggcggaaaataagcatacggcccgcctaataGTAGTTGTGcagttattaccaaaattatttcgagcattaactaaaccgtctaaacaccacaaaacttggttggtacattgtgtgaaaacgtggcaaactctttggtggaattgcaagtttctcattttatttcaactctgatttgacaatgtcagtcgttcgattcaatagtaatcgtatgttataaaaatgcctcttttaacaacttttactgctcctgaattaatggacatgattttaatttacggtgaaacactacaaagctcgcgaaggattgcccgtaactggaagggtggagggggcaaaactaaattcaggtttctcagaatttgtatcgttgtaaattgtgtttttgagttttcttttttagttggttttctttggtaagtatttcagcaacttcagtacatttcagttgtaatttcaatgggtcgttattaaaataaatgattgcattaataagattttttgatgtaatttgattttaaactaggtagtaatttcgtccgataaaaaacatcatacttatttattatttacccactcatgacagttaatgacattacatacgcaataggagtttttgaaagtaactgtcgacgagcgtttaacgtgagtgtgtttgcattacattgcgggctgaattattttgtatggacaaaattattgttgcaactttaagtaaatgttatctaattacctttactttgtcctatactaaccaccgttaagagattcgcccgtattagatttactcactgtatatTTGCTATTATGTTCACTAAGGCTTAAAAAACAAGTAATTGTATGTTGTGTAACAAATTTGCTGTTAAATAACGCTCCATTATTTTCCCGAACACCTTTTATAAAAACCTAATGAGAAACGGATCGATAGAGCATCGTTAGTGCTAATTATACGCAAATGAGCATGCTCGTTACCCTAGTGATGTTACGTAGAAAAAGACGTTTTATGTCGTGGAAACgttgcataaaataaatattgactaGGGAGATTGGAGAAGATTTTATAGGATCTTTCGTGTATGAAACTTGGCGCTATATTTTAACTAACGGCACGATtcggaaaattaattatatatctattagacatcaagaagttacgatgtggataatttaaagatatttgtaaggtagatatgtcaaatttgacgtttccgcgattatgggcgtcctcttgaacgatttccacaagttatCCAAGTCAAATCTAATGTAGATCCCAAAAATCTCTAGTTCGTCTCTAATCTTGCAACTATtacgtttcccgaatacgcctgtGAGTTTCTGCCcgattttaagatacgtcagttataGTAATAGCGGTACACCGTGAAATTcgggaatcagctgcaaatgaaagggcattttgagcggagtgacggaaatataacaatgtgatatatttttagaaccggctcaaaatgccctttcatttaatatcacacacgataggtttctgaagaattttttttctttttccatacaaaaaaaagatgacgtcataactcctttccgtttgtttttttttttcagtgctgcgggtcaaattgattcaaatggcctaaagatgaATCGTGCCGATTTTTATACCTTTAACACCCTTTGCAGCTGATTTTGGTCAACCGCTAGCACTATTaatcatcatctcagctataagacgtccactgctgaacataggcctcccccttggacctccattcgtaccggttggaagccacccgcatccagcgtcttccggcggctttaacaaggtcgtccgtccatcttgtgggtggacgtcctacgctgcgtttgctagtccgtggtctccactcgagcacttttcgacccgaCGCACTATTAATACATCTAGAATGATaaggattagatgtgtcagtgtcaaaagtgacgtcttTGTTTGATGAAAcgtccatatcgtttctaaattcattaattgacgtatcttaaagttagaatcggggcGCATGTCAAAGTGAcgtaaattgtataaaaatgaAACACTGTTAAGTAAAAGTTTGAATTTGTACATTTCACATTTGTGCATAAGCATAGTGTTTGCATTGTAATGATCCAAAATGCGTGTGTTTGTTGTTGACAGGAGAACACCCAGCTGCAATGCAACACGGGAACGCAAACACAGCATCACCCTGTGCTCTGTCAGTAAACCTCCTCATCTCACTGTACTGCACTCTGGCCACCCTGTACACCAACACAGTGGAGGGCTTCAGGTGAAAACTAGAACAGCTTAAACAAATGTTTGAGCAATTGTTtgaacaatttgtaaatttactAAATTTTACGGATTGAATTTTATATGTCAtgatagttgtaaaaaaataattgtgtaAATGTAAAGTAGAACTTTGTTGTATAAAGCTTTATAATATGAATTGGTACATATGTTCTCTGACTTACAATATCTCACCTAATATCAGTGTATgtacaataataattgtttcataattttatttaacaaactTTCCAAGGTTGACgagttttatgttattttgatatttttatgcaTTTAAGCTTGTAAAAGAtgttaaaaaagtaaataaataataatgacaggagtacctacctacataaaacagtagttacctactttagCATTCATAAAAATTGCTTAGGTGATCATTCAACCGTTTCATGTGAAGAACGACAGTTTGTCCAGTTAAACTATCAGTACTATCACAAAGTTGTTTTGATACCTACGTGCGTGcagcactgcatgggctatcaaaatggttgcagacttttcttggtctaactctattaatcTTTGTTACCTATGttataaagtttaaaatggtttgaCATCGTAACGGCATTTAATCATTTTGAGCTCTTTGTAaacatttgtaaacaaagtAGGGTATCAAGTAATGTACTGATGTTTTTTTTCACATTATACATATACCGATATGGTATACTGAAAAAAGAGAGATTTACTTAAATAGTGTTTAGAGACATACCGAGTACGCAATCGTAGGTAATGGATAATGGTTTTAAAAGGGTGTAAAGTCTTCAATgatttatttagtacaaatgtAATTGTTGATGTAAgtacgtattttatttagttacactAATTTAATTACGCTACGCCTGTTGCCTCTTTTGTATGCTCatcttagggtaacattccatttccaacgacagctgcactactgtcaattttactatggaaattgacaatgacagcgacgcgttcagtaccggtagtgcagctgcggttagaaatggaatgttaccattatcaTCTATTTCCGAGCACACTGTTTttattaatgataataatgattgCATTACACCTGAATTGTTGTAAACCGTTTTGAATTACTATATATCATTACACACTTCACTTTTTACTACTAAAAAAGTAGACACAGTTCTTCACTTATCGACACTACTAGCGGCAATAAACACGACTTaagtactttaaataaaattaatatggaTATCTCACGCACGAAAGTTGACAAGCACATTTGGAAAATACTGTAAGATATGAAAATCAGTACTATTACAGTTAAATCAAGAAaagactgcagcgattttgatagcccacgcagtgcaagtgtaattttaaacgtcaaacttctataaaattatgacgtataaataagaatttatgacgtataaataacactggcactgcatgggctatcaaaatggtttcagacttttcttggtctaactctactaatctttgttatgttataaagtttaaaatggtttgaCATCGTAATGGCATTTAATCGTTTTGAGCTCTTTGTAaacatttgtaaacaaagtAGGGTATCAAGTAATGTATTTTAAAAGGCCTTCTTAACAAAATGTAAATAGACTTAATTTGTTTAACGGTTAGCTAAATTTTTTAATGTTTCATGTTTTGAGCGTTAGAAGaaataatatgtaaaaatatagtaggtatagtaaaatatgtttttgtttCTTGATGTCCTCGTCAAGTCTCGCCTTCTGAACTTATTTTACAGCCTTGAAAAATACAGTTATGTTAtacatattacctacatatctaAATTCCAATCGATGTTTAAACGAAGGTATTTTCCAACTGCAATAGTACTTTAAGAGTAGGCACATCATAATTACTTCATTAAATCAACTCGCGTTTCTCATAAACGCTGGATGAGAAACATCTTTTATTTATAACGCTCAGAAAAAAAACTTTGTAgtttctttatatttattatctcAACCTTCAAAATGGTATCTTTCTACCATCTGCTTTGAAGCAGGAACCGAATACCTGTATATTTTCGTAAATATTTTCACTTAAATCAGCTAATCTGATCAATCAGTATCCTTACCTAAATACTATTCTataatatcaaagaaatatTGTGAAGGCTATGAGATATTTAGATTTTTAGTTATGCCGGTAACGGTCTCTGCTTGAAGTCCGTagatatttatataaaacaaaatttcGATGTAAATCAAAAACCTCTTAGTTGCGAAACAAAACTGTACCCCAAGTTTGTTTCTTAGATACTTCAAAAATATGCTTTAATAGTATATTATGTAAGAGCCattatgttttaaatttgaAGGGTAAAAACGAAAAATGGCTGAGATCATTATATACCTATAAAGTACCTTGATGATTTGAAAACCTAGTCATGTGACTTTGCACACAATACTTTATCTTAGACAGcagaataactttttttttagctTATGTGTAGGTACAGaataagttattttaataaaaaatggtAGCAATACGGAGAGCTTTTTAAATCTAGTTCCAGATTTAATAGTGAATTCCATTATCAAATGATGCTGATGTATCACGGTGTACGTTTGAATATTCATTgagaattattttattgaaagttTAGACTGCTGCTAACTTTTAGTTtatatattttagtaaaatgtTTTAGGTCAAAAGGTAGCATGCAAATATTTGTACATGTATGTAAATAATACtctgtaaatagttatttgaaATACACGTTTTACGGATCAATTAAAAACCTAAACTTTgtgttttacatttatgttataTCTGTAgagtttataaatattaataactaTTGGGTTTTGAGAGTTATGAAAATAGAAACAGATGAAAATGTTTATATAACAATAGAGCTAAGAGGAAATTTGACAAATAAAGATAGCTATTAACTAAGCCTTTCATTTGAGTCTCCATTTTACTGATATCTTACAGTACATAATTTATATCTAGGTATAACTACCCGCAGTAACAACCGCATTTAGTGCAAGGGGAAAGCCATATATAACCGCGTACCTATAGACGAAGAAATGATTCATCCTGTTTTGCTTAAAGTATACATGTGTCGCTTAATTTCAAACtctggtaaatccattcgaccccctCAGCAAATAAATATCTAGGTACCCTTTTTCTACAGCAAATACCTACCTTTTCATTAATAATATCATATAATATAGCCTTTTatttctacataaaatttccttttcattaagtatacCAAAATAACATAACCAATAATAGCATAACAGATTGAATTACCCTAGTTTGAATGACACATATTGAGATAGTCATATCACATAGGCTGACTTTGTTTCCGAATTAATTCCGCCGTTAAAAATGCAAAGTGCTTCAAATTTTGTGCATATTCATCACATTTTTCgcacattataatttataaagagtttattattattttcacgtGGGTACAAGTACATACTGTCGAAAGCAACTACCCTTCAGTGCTCTAAATATATGATTTGAATCAGTTGTAAGATATTGCATTCATTCTTAATTACATAGAGTCCCCAATTCATTTACACACACAAGGACGCTACCAGTAATTTGTCATTTAGTCTGAGTTGAACATTACTCAAAGGAAATAAATTCAGATTGCATCATAATGAATTGGAAGTTGCAATAATATTCCACGTCGCAAACGTAAAATGTTACTATGTTGCTTCAGTTAAGTACTCAGGTACTTTTGATGAAATTGGACTGAATTTTACAACTGAATTTCAAAACATAAAATTATCATTCTGAATTCTGAAGCTGATTGCTTTCTGAGAAGGATTAATTGACAAACTTATTCTGTGATTAAAATTCTGAAGCGGGTTGAGGttcgtcacttatttttatgcTCATTATATTGGGCAATGACTTTTATAAAAATGTGCCAAATTTTAACAACTTTCCTAAAATAGTCTCGCTTTATATTATGTTAAATGGGAAATTTCAACAAACAAGAACTAATTGAGTTACAGTCCAACATTTATCGCCTAGAGACCGTCCAGGAGTAGAGTAACGAAGTAGAGTTACAGCTTTACGCTTGTACGTAAGTACAACGCATACAACCATATAATATTTCACGTTTGaacacatataaataaataataaaatagccttttatttcttgcaattatgacattttagaatagtttttaaagttaatatttagcaagaaccccgTCTTCgcaggtgaaggcctcctccagagtTTTCCACTCATCTCTATCTTGAGCTATTTGCATCCAGTTTTGACCagcgatattttttatttcgtctTCCCATCTAGTCACAGGTTTTCCTATACCCCGTTTTCCTAGTGGCCCTTTCcatgacgtcacatttttggtCCAACGCTGGTCCGGTATCCGTGATACATGTCCCGCCCACTTCCATTTCAGTTGTTTGGCGTGTCTAAGCGCGTCTTTGGCCTTTGTTAAGTTTCTTATCTTTGTATGTcttattttttggatttttttgatGCCGACCATACTACGCTCCATTCCCCTTTGACAAGTTCTTATTTTGTCTTTGACTTTTTTTGTGAACTTCCATGTTTGGCATCCGTAAGTTAGGCCTGGTAGTAGACACGAGTTCATAATTCTAGTTTTTAAGGTTATGGGCATGTTACTCTTGAAGATTTCTTTCAATTTCCAGTACTGTTCCACGTGCTTTGTATTCTCCTTTCGATTTCCAGTTCATTATTTTTCTTgttgaaacttatttgcttgCCGAGGTATATATATTGTTCAATATAGTTTAAGGGCTTGTTGCCTACTGTTATTGTTTTCTCTGTACTGTTTGTCATTATCATAGTTTTTGCCAGGTTCATTTCAAGTCCTACTTTGAGACTTGCTCTATGTAGAGCTTCCATCATAATTTGAAGTTGCGATCCCGTTTCAGCCAGTACGACGAGGTCGTCTGCAAAACGGAGGTGGCTTAAATATTtgccttttatatttataccgTAGTGCTTCCAGTCTAGCTGTCCCATAATTAACTCTAGGATGGCTATAAATATTTTAGGGGATAGAGGATCTCCCTGTCTTACGCCTCTTTTTATGGGGAAACTCGAACCCGTCGTTTCTAGTCTTTCCGGTTCCGGCTCTCGAATCGTAAACATCATAGTACTGTCGCTCCGTAAACTTTTCcaaaaataaatagtatttaGCTGCAGTTCTCACGAAAACTTACTTTTAATTGACAATCTAAGTGAAAATAAAGTGGTGGAAATAGTAGTTGTCGTGCAAACATTGAAATCTACACAAATAAGTGAAAGAAAACTGTGTGATTTTTTGAGGTTAAGTTTCTAAGCATAGACAAACGGATGCTTGAACTGTCAGTGACGAATAACCGCCCTAGTGTCATCTCGAGTGTTGCCAGCAATTAAAATCGGCTTACCCCATTACTACCATTACGTTCCATTCTAagcaaacaaaaataaatacaaacatgGAAGCCCAGTTTGAACTCTATttcgaaaaaatgcaaaaagagaTGCACGCTCAAACTGAAGTTATTACCACGAGAATAACGGAAACTATCGACACTAAATTAAAGCCGTTAATAGAAGAGAATgataaattaaagaaaaaagttGATCTGTTAGAAAAAAAAGTGGAATTCATGGAGAAAGAGAAGAAAAGtaacaatataataatacacGGGCTATGCGAAAGCGAAAAATCTACAACTGAGCTAATAAATCATGTACAAGAAAAGTTCCTGACGGAGTTAAATATATCATTAGAAGCTCTCGACATTAACAAAATGTATCGCATCGGTAAAAATAAGAAAGACGATAAACCAAGGCCAACACTCCTATCTTTTGTGAGTGGATGGAAAAAGACAGAAATAATGAGGAATAAGAATAAATCTAAAGAACTAAAGCTCACGGAAGATCATTCCAAAGACATTTTAGAAAGAAGGAAGGCATTAATGCCACAATTAATGGAAGAGAGGAATAAAGGCAATATTGCGTACATTAAGTATGATAAATTGATAGTGAAAGAAGCTACTAACACAAAAGAAAACAGGAAGAGGGAACTATCAATTTCCCCATCAAATAATTCGCAGCCAAAAAAACAGCAAACCGCTACCCCaccaattaataaaaaaacaaacgcATTCGACCTGATGAGAGCTAGATCTAGCTCAAATTCCAGTGAATATATGAGGCAGCGGTCATCAAATGAGCCGGACAATTCATCATAGCAACTACCACCAACAACCAAAACATCAGGTCCCAACCCGGCTGGTCCCCGTGGGACGTCAGACCACCACCCTCCAGCAagtctaaaactaaaactacaaacaaccaaaattaaaaataacaatatattCAAAAATTCTCATAGCAGTGAATCAAAAAGTGCAGAACACAACCATGAAAACCAATTGAACATAATAACCTATAACGTCAGGACTCTCTCATCCTATGAACGCTTTATAGAATTAACTGAAGTTATGAAATCAGTGAAATGTGATATAATGGGAATATCAGAAATGAGGCGCCTTGGGACTAATATAGAAGAACACAAAGACCACATACTATGCTACACAGGCCAGACACCCGGCAGGTATGGAGTGGGGTTCGTATTAAGGAAATCTATGAAGCCATATATAGAAAGCTACACCGGACTTACAGAACGGGTAGCTAGACTGAACCTTAACTTTATGGGAAAAAATTCTCAGTAATACAAGTATATGCACCTACAGAGTCTGCCAAAGAAGAAGAGAT contains:
- the LOC134679684 gene encoding uncharacterized protein LOC134679684, giving the protein MEAQFELYFEKMQKEMHAQTEVITTRITETIDTKLKPLIEENDKLKKKVDLLEKKVEFMEKEKKSNNIIIHGLCESEKSTTELINHVQEKFLTELNISLEALDINKMYRIGKNKKDDKPRPTLLSFVSGWKKTEIMRNKNKSKELKLTEDHSKDILERRKALMPQLMEERNKGNIAYIKYDKLIVKEATNTKENRKRELSISPSNNSQPKKQQTATPPINKKTNAFDLMRARSSSNSSEYMRQRSSNEPDNSS